From Halomicrobium salinisoli, the proteins below share one genomic window:
- a CDS encoding nuclear transport factor 2 family protein, producing MDEGDADSAAATVRRYYESLREGEPLAPFFADDPDVVKYGVSERLVGDEVQSGLREQTERTEGWTVESRALRVTERDAHAWFSDQMFMGWTDAERRIRYEFETRWSGTLERRSDGEPAADGEWRFVGMHVSTTEAL from the coding sequence ATGGACGAGGGCGACGCAGACTCGGCCGCGGCGACCGTTCGCCGCTACTACGAGTCGCTCCGCGAGGGCGAGCCGCTGGCACCCTTCTTCGCCGACGACCCGGACGTCGTGAAGTACGGCGTCTCCGAGCGGCTGGTCGGCGACGAGGTCCAGTCGGGGCTGCGCGAGCAGACCGAGCGCACGGAGGGCTGGACCGTCGAGAGCCGCGCCCTCCGGGTGACCGAACGCGACGCGCACGCCTGGTTCAGCGACCAGATGTTCATGGGCTGGACGGACGCGGAGCGGCGGATCCGATACGAGTTCGAGACGCGCTGGTCCGGGACGCTGGAGCGGCGCAGCGACGGCGAGCCGGCCGCCGACGGCGAGTGGCGCTTCGTGGGGATGCACGTCTCGACGACGGAGGCGCTGTGA
- a CDS encoding AAA domain-containing protein has translation MSVQLRGVVVDVAEPKTVSTQYGDRDLCEVTIRPDRGRGEPTTVTLWGKWTETADYLDEGMELAVHDAEERTYQGEQQYSVGGDGRVVVEPDFLVDVTDVRSWVQCPRMYYLNKIGGTPQAYPVVKGTIVHEVFGDLLRDRDLDEAVEDHVEQAGLDLGLLGQDAEEVEAEVRDHASAIQGWLNQGTLTESDEWRSEMTLISERYGLKGRADAVRRGMPVELKTGKNTKRDPRFQDKIQAACYALILGERREEPPDTGTLLYTKNAAVDRNEESGDLSPAKDFSIGTGLLDFVVRTRNEIAAMEADAGVPTGYEADAKCEYCFEQDTCMAVSGRLSQESKAGQVGSPIPEEERDYFDRFYRAIEAERRAVHREYAKLWDQTAEERADDDRALVNLEPLGRSQLDGGRWELRAAGTGAVSKIREGDVVLASDGDPVGGDAELARVERLGGVDDGEDDADVVVTTDEPVELRRLDVYPSEIGADRMLTALHDGVLTQPPEQKDVLFGRREPEFEEVDETFIDNNEAQNEAVRKAVSAEDLALIHGPPGTGKTYTLAQIVRALVERGDRVLLSAFTNRAVDNCIEALEDQGFDDVVRVGTESGVRDDMQQYRLEDAGDPDDCVDRLESADVVAATTASCGSRVMRTQSFDAAIVDEAGQLTEPATLAATNLADRFVLVGDHQQLPPVVQAEDGGSFSDAADLSTSLFQRLIEEYPEAGVMLDRQYRMAQQIQAFASREFYDGQLRPATGEVAAQTIDDLDGVALESLPAHLRDGVNFVDPDGTAEGNTNPAEAAAVADVVDAYLAAGVPPGDVGVIAPYRAQVAEIGGRVPEGVAVDTVDRFQGSSKEVIVVSFVATGSLEGPIFEDYRRINVALTRAKKALVLVGDADALSTDDVYGRMVEWAR, from the coding sequence GTGAGCGTGCAACTGCGTGGGGTCGTCGTCGACGTCGCGGAACCGAAGACCGTCAGCACCCAGTACGGCGACCGGGACCTCTGCGAGGTCACGATCCGGCCGGACCGGGGACGGGGCGAGCCGACCACGGTGACGCTGTGGGGCAAGTGGACCGAGACGGCCGACTACCTCGACGAGGGGATGGAACTGGCCGTCCACGACGCCGAGGAGCGGACGTACCAGGGCGAGCAGCAGTACTCCGTGGGCGGCGACGGCCGCGTCGTCGTGGAGCCGGACTTCCTCGTAGACGTGACCGACGTCCGCTCGTGGGTACAGTGCCCGCGGATGTACTACCTCAACAAGATCGGCGGGACGCCGCAGGCCTACCCCGTCGTGAAGGGGACCATCGTCCACGAGGTGTTCGGCGACCTGCTCCGGGACCGCGACCTCGACGAGGCCGTCGAAGACCACGTCGAGCAGGCGGGCCTGGACCTGGGGCTGCTCGGTCAGGACGCCGAGGAGGTCGAGGCCGAAGTGCGCGACCACGCCTCGGCCATCCAGGGCTGGCTGAACCAGGGAACGTTGACCGAATCGGACGAGTGGCGCTCGGAGATGACGCTCATCAGCGAGCGTTACGGGCTGAAGGGGCGGGCCGACGCCGTCCGCCGCGGGATGCCCGTGGAGCTCAAGACGGGGAAGAACACGAAGCGGGACCCGCGCTTCCAGGACAAGATCCAGGCGGCCTGCTACGCGCTGATCCTCGGCGAGCGCCGCGAGGAGCCGCCGGACACGGGCACGCTCCTCTACACCAAGAACGCTGCGGTGGATCGCAACGAGGAGTCCGGCGACCTCTCGCCCGCCAAGGACTTCTCCATCGGGACGGGACTGCTGGACTTCGTCGTCCGCACGCGCAACGAGATCGCGGCGATGGAGGCCGACGCCGGCGTCCCCACGGGCTACGAGGCCGACGCGAAGTGCGAGTACTGCTTCGAGCAGGACACCTGCATGGCCGTGTCGGGACGGCTGAGCCAGGAGTCGAAGGCCGGGCAGGTCGGCTCGCCGATCCCAGAGGAGGAGCGCGACTACTTCGACCGTTTCTACCGCGCGATCGAGGCCGAGCGACGGGCCGTCCACCGCGAGTACGCCAAGCTCTGGGACCAGACCGCCGAGGAGCGGGCGGACGACGACCGCGCGCTCGTGAATCTGGAGCCGCTCGGACGGAGTCAGCTGGACGGCGGCCGGTGGGAGCTCCGGGCCGCGGGCACGGGCGCCGTCTCGAAGATCCGCGAGGGTGACGTGGTGCTGGCCAGCGACGGCGACCCCGTCGGCGGCGACGCGGAACTGGCCCGCGTCGAGCGGCTGGGCGGCGTCGACGACGGAGAGGACGACGCCGACGTGGTCGTCACCACCGACGAGCCCGTCGAGCTACGGCGGCTGGACGTCTACCCCTCCGAGATCGGCGCCGACCGGATGCTGACGGCGCTGCACGACGGCGTCCTGACCCAGCCGCCAGAGCAGAAGGACGTCCTGTTCGGCCGGCGCGAGCCCGAATTCGAGGAGGTCGACGAGACGTTCATCGACAACAACGAGGCGCAGAACGAGGCCGTCCGCAAAGCGGTCAGCGCCGAGGACCTCGCGCTGATCCACGGACCGCCGGGGACCGGGAAGACCTACACGCTGGCGCAGATCGTCCGCGCGCTCGTCGAGCGGGGCGACCGCGTCCTGCTGTCCGCGTTCACCAACCGCGCCGTCGACAACTGCATCGAGGCGCTGGAGGACCAGGGATTCGACGACGTCGTCCGCGTCGGCACCGAGAGCGGCGTGCGCGACGACATGCAGCAATACCGCCTCGAGGACGCGGGCGACCCCGACGACTGCGTCGACCGCCTGGAGTCGGCGGACGTCGTGGCGGCGACGACGGCCTCCTGCGGATCGCGGGTCATGCGCACCCAGTCGTTCGACGCCGCCATCGTCGACGAGGCCGGCCAGCTCACGGAACCGGCCACGCTCGCCGCGACGAACCTCGCCGACCGGTTCGTGCTCGTCGGCGACCACCAGCAGCTCCCGCCCGTGGTACAGGCCGAGGACGGCGGCTCGTTCTCCGACGCCGCGGACCTGAGCACGTCGCTGTTCCAGCGCCTGATCGAGGAGTATCCCGAGGCCGGCGTGATGCTCGACCGGCAGTACCGGATGGCCCAGCAGATCCAGGCGTTCGCCTCGCGGGAGTTTTACGACGGCCAGTTGCGCCCCGCGACGGGCGAAGTGGCCGCCCAGACAATCGACGACCTCGACGGCGTCGCCCTCGAGTCGCTCCCGGCCCACCTGCGGGACGGCGTGAACTTCGTCGACCCCGACGGCACCGCCGAGGGGAACACCAACCCGGCGGAGGCCGCCGCGGTCGCGGACGTGGTCGACGCCTACCTCGCGGCGGGCGTCCCGCCGGGCGACGTCGGCGTGATCGCGCCGTACCGCGCCCAGGTGGCCGAGATCGGCGGCCGCGTCCCCGAGGGCGTCGCCGTCGACACCGTCGACCGGTTCCAGGGCTCCAGCAAGGAGGTCATCGTCGTCTCCTTCGTCGCGACGGGATCGCTTGAGGGGCCGATCTTCGAGGACTACCGGCGGATCAACGTCGCTCTCACGCGGGCGAAGAAGGCGCTCGTCCTGGTGGGCGACGCCGACGCCCTGTCCACCGACGACGTCTACGGCCGGATGGTCGAGTGGGCGCGGTGA
- a CDS encoding helix-hairpin-helix domain-containing protein translates to MSEANFAPTETTRTDAQIGLVFEDQRSGDLRKVIYVDDHVVLVRDETGSTTLTPRDSFESQLGNRYRVRRGVDPAVDAGQYDRLRDALAEYEAAEGRKAAHKAEALDEALDLVAGRTPDGEEDADAESDDDGDDATDEEFPFEDVPGIGPETAGKLRTQGFVTVSDVRGASDDALLAVSGVGPSALENVREFAEEFDS, encoded by the coding sequence ATGTCAGAAGCGAACTTCGCTCCCACGGAAACCACCAGGACCGACGCACAGATCGGGCTCGTCTTCGAGGACCAGCGCAGCGGCGACCTGCGGAAGGTCATCTACGTCGACGACCACGTCGTCCTCGTCCGCGACGAGACGGGGTCGACGACCCTGACGCCGCGAGACTCCTTCGAGTCGCAGCTGGGCAACCGCTACCGGGTCCGCCGCGGGGTCGACCCCGCGGTCGACGCCGGGCAGTACGACCGGCTCCGGGACGCCCTCGCCGAGTACGAGGCCGCCGAGGGCCGGAAGGCCGCCCACAAGGCCGAGGCGCTCGACGAGGCGCTCGACCTCGTCGCCGGGCGGACGCCCGACGGAGAAGAGGACGCCGACGCCGAGTCGGACGACGACGGCGACGACGCCACCGACGAGGAGTTCCCCTTCGAGGACGTCCCGGGCATCGGTCCGGAGACGGCCGGCAAGCTCCGGACGCAGGGCTTCGTGACTGTCAGCGACGTCCGCGGCGCGAGCGACGACGCGCTGCTTGCCGTCTCCGGCGTCGGCCCCTCGGCGCTCGAGAACGTCCGCGAGTTCGCCGAGGAGTTCGATTCGTAG
- a CDS encoding PH domain-containing protein, whose product MKRLHPLSAVQRAVSAAVRGASTAFFAVIALSTVVDTVGFEWIFVLGPLGAISGLAYGVARYYRFAYEVADGRLTVASGVFDRQERDIPLGRIQNVDVRRGLFHRVAGLAVVNFETAGGSATEAVLNAVTVAEADRLQEAVARHRREAGDRRSDRRERSEAGSAGEAGDPDDGTAVDDGEAVSAEDAAAAARPERELLYELSTTDLLLFGFVSVRPGGPVLALFSTPFLEDVAWRAVETGVSLLGGPARLSFGLLPTLSPGELALVAGVAAVQFLIASWLLSAVLTVLSYYDFRLERVGDDLRYERGLVQRFSGSIPLEKVQTVAIRENALMRPLGYAGLSLETAGYAAGGNDGDASNTAVPFDDRETVVEFAERLGPVDCPEIERPPTRARRRYAARYGVLPVLLATALLFGIHRLVVPVPWWPLALIGLVAAPLVGHLSWRNRGHGVADDGVATRAGFWVRHTRLVPYFRVQTVIDVRTVFQRRRGLASVIADTASSAGLVGGDAVAHDLDDGTARDLHRTLRDRLAADLARRRRERQGGGRPGVPGRRLGDEAGETGAADGLDGDDPGATDHRDDGRGE is encoded by the coding sequence ATGAAGCGGCTCCACCCGCTCAGCGCCGTCCAGCGCGCGGTCAGCGCGGCGGTCCGGGGCGCCTCGACCGCCTTCTTCGCGGTGATCGCGCTGAGCACCGTCGTCGACACCGTGGGGTTCGAGTGGATCTTCGTCCTCGGCCCGCTGGGCGCGATCTCCGGCCTGGCCTACGGCGTCGCCCGCTACTACCGGTTCGCCTACGAGGTCGCCGACGGCCGACTGACCGTCGCCTCCGGCGTGTTCGACCGCCAGGAGCGGGACATCCCGCTGGGCCGGATCCAGAACGTCGACGTCCGCCGCGGGCTGTTCCACCGGGTCGCCGGCCTCGCCGTGGTCAACTTCGAGACGGCCGGGGGCAGCGCGACGGAGGCGGTGCTGAACGCCGTGACGGTGGCGGAGGCCGACCGCCTTCAGGAGGCCGTCGCCCGCCACCGCCGCGAGGCCGGAGACCGCCGGAGCGATCGGCGAGAGCGGTCCGAAGCGGGCAGTGCGGGCGAAGCGGGCGACCCGGACGACGGAACCGCGGTCGACGACGGCGAAGCGGTCTCCGCCGAGGACGCGGCCGCCGCGGCCCGGCCGGAGCGGGAGCTCCTCTACGAGCTGTCCACGACGGACCTGCTACTCTTCGGCTTCGTCTCGGTGCGTCCGGGCGGGCCGGTGCTGGCGCTGTTCAGCACGCCGTTTCTGGAAGACGTCGCCTGGCGGGCCGTCGAGACGGGCGTCTCGCTGCTCGGCGGGCCCGCACGGCTCTCGTTCGGGCTCCTCCCGACGCTGTCGCCCGGCGAACTCGCGCTGGTCGCCGGCGTCGCCGCCGTTCAGTTCCTGATCGCGTCCTGGCTGCTCAGCGCCGTCCTGACCGTCCTGAGCTACTACGACTTCCGCCTGGAGCGGGTCGGCGACGACCTGCGGTACGAGCGCGGGCTCGTCCAGCGGTTCAGCGGCTCCATCCCGCTGGAGAAGGTCCAGACCGTGGCGATCCGCGAAAACGCGCTGATGCGGCCGCTGGGCTACGCCGGGCTATCCCTGGAGACGGCGGGGTACGCGGCGGGCGGGAACGACGGCGACGCGAGCAACACGGCCGTCCCGTTCGACGACCGCGAGACCGTCGTCGAGTTCGCGGAGCGCCTGGGACCGGTGGACTGTCCCGAGATCGAGCGGCCGCCCACGCGGGCGCGCCGCCGGTACGCCGCCCGCTACGGCGTCCTGCCGGTCCTGCTCGCGACGGCGCTACTCTTCGGAATCCACCGACTGGTGGTCCCCGTCCCGTGGTGGCCGCTGGCGCTGATCGGGCTGGTAGCGGCACCGCTCGTCGGCCACCTGTCCTGGCGCAACCGCGGCCACGGCGTGGCCGACGACGGCGTCGCCACGCGGGCGGGCTTCTGGGTCCGTCACACCCGGCTGGTCCCGTACTTCCGCGTCCAGACCGTCATCGACGTGCGGACCGTGTTTCAGCGCCGCCGCGGCCTCGCCAGCGTGATCGCCGACACGGCAAGTAGCGCGGGCCTGGTCGGCGGCGACGCGGTCGCCCACGACCTCGACGACGGGACCGCTCGCGACCTCCACCGGACGCTCCGCGACCGCCTCGCCGCCGACCTCGCGCGGCGCCGCCGGGAACGGCAGGGTGGTGGGCGTCCGGGAGTGCCGGGGAGACGTCTCGGCGACGAGGCTGGCGAGACCGGCGCTGCGGACGGTCTCGACGGCGACGACCCCGGTGCGACTGACCACCGGGACGACGGGCGCGGGGAGTAG
- a CDS encoding PH domain-containing protein — protein MESLHARVQVLWIGQRLVLATILAGLAWFLGRFFDPLGPAVAAGVWLVVAVLGIAHAVLRYRRWRFELQDDSVYLIRGVVTQVDTSVPYVRVQHADTQRGPLERAVGLASVVVYTAGSRGADITVPGLRPERATELRERLRDLAVESEAADAV, from the coding sequence ATGGAGAGCCTCCACGCGCGGGTGCAGGTGCTGTGGATCGGGCAGCGGCTGGTCCTCGCGACGATACTGGCCGGCCTCGCGTGGTTCCTCGGTCGCTTCTTCGACCCGCTCGGTCCGGCCGTCGCGGCCGGCGTCTGGCTCGTCGTCGCCGTCCTGGGGATCGCCCACGCCGTCCTCCGGTACCGCCGCTGGCGCTTCGAACTGCAGGACGACTCCGTGTACCTGATCCGCGGCGTCGTGACGCAGGTCGACACGTCGGTACCCTACGTCCGCGTCCAGCACGCGGACACCCAGCGCGGCCCGCTGGAGCGGGCCGTCGGCCTGGCCAGCGTCGTCGTCTACACGGCGGGCTCGCGGGGCGCCGACATCACCGTCCCGGGGCTGCGGCCGGAGCGGGCAACGGAACTGCGCGAGCGGCTCCGCGACCTCGCGGTCGAGAGCGAGGCCGCCGACGCGGTATGA
- a CDS encoding sialate O-acetylesterase: protein MGDHHTDSIEQGEGERRTHARTRRQVLRAGAATGLGTVLLGGSQTTAAAPPDVSEENFHVYLAFGQSNMEGQGTIEAQDRQVPERFHVLQDKTCSGEGWQYGEWRVAEPPLNRCWAGIGPMDYFGRTMVEEADESIHVGVVPAAVSGADIALFQKGAPIGRNDRDIPSQFDGAYQWLLDLAQQAQEVGTIKGMLFHQGETNTGQTDWKNKVAGIVSDLKSDLDIGDVPFLAGELMYEEYNGCCQVHNQEIAQLPDLIPNAHVVSAEGLDNQDQYHFSTEAYREFGRRYAEEMLQHVDVSGDDESTPEPVEPPENDGPSWPGNATDPDDDGLYEDLNGNGEVDFQDVVDYFNGMDGEGMQNDVQYYDYNGNGEVDYADLVDLFGQVE from the coding sequence ATGGGTGATCACCACACCGATTCGATCGAACAGGGGGAAGGGGAGCGACGAACGCACGCTCGGACCAGACGGCAGGTCCTGCGGGCCGGCGCAGCGACGGGTCTGGGTACCGTCCTGCTCGGCGGGAGTCAGACGACCGCTGCCGCTCCGCCGGACGTGTCCGAGGAGAACTTCCACGTCTACCTGGCGTTCGGCCAGTCGAACATGGAGGGCCAGGGGACGATCGAGGCCCAGGACCGCCAGGTGCCCGAGCGCTTCCACGTCCTGCAGGACAAGACCTGCTCGGGGGAGGGCTGGCAGTACGGCGAGTGGCGCGTCGCCGAACCGCCGCTGAACCGCTGCTGGGCCGGCATCGGACCGATGGACTACTTCGGCCGGACGATGGTCGAGGAGGCCGACGAGTCGATCCACGTCGGCGTCGTCCCGGCTGCGGTCAGCGGGGCCGACATCGCGCTCTTCCAGAAGGGCGCGCCCATCGGCCGTAACGACCGGGACATCCCGTCGCAGTTCGACGGCGCGTACCAGTGGCTGCTCGACCTCGCCCAGCAGGCACAGGAGGTCGGCACCATCAAGGGCATGCTCTTCCACCAGGGCGAGACCAACACCGGCCAGACCGACTGGAAGAACAAGGTCGCGGGCATCGTCAGCGACCTGAAGTCCGACCTCGACATCGGCGACGTGCCCTTCCTCGCCGGCGAACTCATGTACGAGGAGTACAACGGCTGCTGTCAGGTCCACAACCAGGAGATCGCTCAGCTCCCGGACCTGATCCCCAACGCCCACGTCGTCTCGGCCGAGGGACTGGACAACCAGGACCAGTACCACTTCTCGACGGAGGCCTACCGCGAGTTCGGCCGCCGCTACGCCGAGGAGATGCTGCAACACGTCGACGTGTCCGGCGACGACGAGTCGACGCCCGAGCCCGTCGAACCCCCCGAAAACGACGGCCCGTCCTGGCCGGGGAACGCGACCGACCCCGACGACGACGGGCTCTACGAGGACCTCAACGGCAACGGCGAGGTCGACTTCCAGGACGTCGTCGACTACTTCAACGGCATGGACGGCGAGGGCATGCAGAACGACGTCCAGTACTACGACTACAACGGCAACGGCGAGGTCGACTACGCCGACCTCGTCGACCTCTTCGGCCAGGTCGAGTGA
- a CDS encoding ATP-dependent helicase, protein MEGRERLASVDGVDPAAVDVDDGDVLELLAPVVQDWWVEEFGEFVPENGGFFTPPQKEAVPLIHEGENALIAAPTGSGKTLASFTGIINELFDRARADELDNSVYCLYISPLKALANDVHRNLEVPLDGITDRLEERGEDVEIRHAIRHGDTSDADRQAMLETTPHILNTTPETLSILLNSPKFREKLRTVEYVVVDEIHSLADNKRGTHLSVSLERLEAMAEGSPTRIGCSATVEPLDEIGEFLVGRAETDGGDAETEDADDGDDPSGNDAYGRPRDFEVVDARFAREFDVELTCPADDLINTPRDVVQQRFYSQLHDLIQDHTNTIVFTNTRSGAERVLHNLREQFDAYDEENSGCHHGSLSKDRRREIEERLKEGSLDVVTTSTSLELGIDMPHVDLVVQVGSPKSVAALLQRIGRAGHQLGETVTGRVVALDRDELVECAVMLKKAEEGFVDRVFVPENAHDVAAQHVYGMAINGVRRESEIRSILQSAYPYRDYGDDRWEQLMRYLTADYPGLEEKNVYAKIWRDANDPPEGEHHYEEFPVGEDLIGKRGRMARVIYMTNVGTIPDSFSCDVFTRAGDEWVGQLDEEYLDTLEKGDVFVLGGDHFEYSYRRGSKVYVDRTSARPTVPSWFSERLPLSYDLGREMLAFQRQLMDQLAEGGPPAVRHWLREFPLDENSVRAVTRMFSEQVAYAGSGSVATDERLVIEEVLDHDEYERRYHVHSGYGRRFNDGFSRLLAHRIAQRANANVQVAVADHGFTLSMPLNRKVDVEAVVEDVDPGDAREDLRASLDGTDLLQRYFRINATRSLMILKRYKGYEKSASEQQVSSEMLLSFAEDLEEFAVIEETYREILEDRLNVAGIEAVLSAIQSGDVAVETVRVDSPTPRAFGLATLMASDVVLAEDESAVLREFHERVLAEIEDGEDRQASAGE, encoded by the coding sequence ATGGAAGGTCGCGAGCGACTGGCGTCGGTCGACGGCGTCGACCCGGCGGCCGTCGACGTCGACGACGGCGACGTGCTCGAGCTGCTCGCGCCCGTCGTGCAGGACTGGTGGGTCGAGGAGTTCGGCGAGTTCGTCCCCGAGAACGGCGGCTTCTTCACGCCGCCCCAGAAGGAGGCCGTCCCGCTGATCCACGAGGGCGAGAACGCTCTCATCGCGGCGCCAACAGGATCTGGCAAAACGCTGGCGAGTTTCACCGGTATCATCAACGAACTGTTCGACCGGGCCCGCGCGGACGAACTCGACAACAGCGTCTACTGCCTCTATATCTCGCCGCTGAAGGCGCTGGCCAACGACGTCCACCGAAACCTGGAGGTGCCGCTGGACGGGATCACCGACAGGCTCGAGGAGCGCGGCGAGGACGTCGAGATCCGCCACGCGATCCGCCACGGCGACACCAGCGACGCCGACCGACAGGCGATGCTGGAGACGACGCCGCACATCCTGAACACGACGCCGGAGACGCTGTCGATCCTCCTCAACAGCCCGAAGTTCCGCGAGAAGCTCCGCACCGTCGAGTACGTCGTCGTCGACGAGATCCACAGCCTCGCGGACAACAAGCGCGGCACGCACCTCTCGGTCTCGCTGGAGCGCCTGGAGGCCATGGCCGAGGGCTCGCCCACGCGCATCGGCTGCTCGGCGACCGTCGAGCCGCTGGACGAGATCGGCGAGTTTCTGGTGGGCCGAGCGGAGACGGACGGTGGCGACGCGGAGACCGAGGACGCGGACGACGGTGACGATCCCTCTGGGAACGACGCCTACGGCCGGCCGCGCGACTTCGAGGTCGTCGACGCGCGCTTCGCCCGCGAGTTCGACGTGGAGCTGACCTGCCCGGCCGACGACCTCATCAACACGCCGCGGGACGTCGTCCAGCAGCGGTTCTACTCGCAGCTACACGACCTGATTCAGGACCACACCAACACCATCGTCTTCACGAACACCCGCTCGGGCGCCGAGCGGGTGTTGCACAACCTCCGGGAGCAGTTCGACGCCTACGACGAGGAGAACTCGGGGTGTCACCACGGCAGCCTCTCGAAGGACCGCCGCCGGGAGATCGAGGAGCGGCTGAAGGAGGGGAGCCTCGACGTCGTCACCACGTCGACGAGCCTGGAGCTGGGCATCGACATGCCCCACGTCGACCTCGTGGTGCAGGTCGGCTCCCCGAAGTCCGTCGCCGCGCTGCTCCAGCGCATCGGCCGCGCCGGCCACCAGCTCGGCGAGACCGTGACCGGTCGCGTCGTCGCGCTCGACCGGGACGAACTGGTCGAGTGCGCGGTGATGCTCAAGAAGGCCGAAGAGGGGTTCGTCGACCGCGTGTTCGTCCCCGAGAACGCCCACGACGTCGCCGCCCAGCACGTCTACGGCATGGCGATCAACGGCGTCCGACGCGAGTCGGAGATCAGGTCGATCCTGCAGAGCGCCTACCCCTACCGCGACTACGGCGACGACCGCTGGGAGCAGCTCATGCGCTACCTGACGGCCGACTACCCCGGGCTGGAGGAGAAGAACGTCTACGCCAAGATCTGGCGCGACGCCAACGACCCGCCCGAGGGCGAGCACCACTACGAGGAGTTCCCCGTCGGCGAGGACCTGATCGGCAAGCGCGGCCGGATGGCGCGGGTCATCTACATGACCAACGTCGGCACCATCCCCGACTCCTTCTCCTGCGACGTGTTCACCCGGGCCGGCGACGAGTGGGTGGGCCAGCTCGACGAGGAGTACCTCGACACGCTGGAGAAGGGCGACGTGTTCGTCCTCGGGGGCGACCACTTCGAGTACAGCTACCGCCGCGGCTCGAAGGTGTACGTCGACCGCACCAGCGCCCGGCCGACCGTCCCCTCGTGGTTCTCCGAACGCCTCCCGCTGTCCTACGACCTCGGCCGGGAGATGCTGGCCTTCCAGCGCCAGCTCATGGACCAGCTCGCGGAGGGCGGCCCGCCCGCGGTGCGCCACTGGCTGCGCGAGTTCCCCCTCGACGAGAACAGCGTCCGCGCGGTCACGCGGATGTTCTCCGAGCAGGTCGCCTACGCCGGGTCGGGGTCGGTCGCGACCGACGAGCGCCTCGTGATCGAGGAGGTGCTGGACCACGACGAGTACGAGCGCCGCTACCACGTCCACTCCGGCTACGGCCGACGGTTCAACGACGGCTTCTCGCGCCTGCTGGCCCACCGGATCGCCCAGCGGGCCAACGCCAACGTCCAGGTGGCCGTCGCCGACCACGGGTTCACGCTGTCGATGCCGCTGAACCGCAAGGTCGACGTCGAGGCCGTCGTCGAGGACGTCGACCCCGGGGACGCCCGCGAGGACCTGCGGGCCAGCCTCGACGGCACGGACCTCCTCCAGCGGTACTTCCGGATCAACGCGACGCGGTCGCTGATGATCCTCAAGCGCTACAAGGGCTACGAGAAGTCCGCCAGCGAGCAGCAGGTCAGCTCCGAGATGCTGCTGTCGTTCGCCGAGGACCTCGAGGAGTTCGCCGTCATCGAGGAGACCTACCGCGAGATCCTGGAGGACAGGCTCAACGTCGCCGGCATCGAGGCGGTGCTGTCGGCGATCCAGTCCGGGGACGTCGCCGTCGAGACGGTCCGCGTCGACTCGCCGACGCCGCGAGCGTTCGGCCTGGCGACGCTGATGGCCAGCGACGTCGTCCTCGCCGAGGACGAGTCGGCGGTCCTGCGGGAGTTCCACGAGCGCGTCCTCGCGGAGATCGAGGACGGCGAGGACCGTCAGGCCTCGGCCGGCGAGTGA
- a CDS encoding dihydrodipicolinate synthase family protein, which translates to MADTEIRTPIVTPFDEDEAVDTGALAALVDHLIEEQGVTGLVPCGTTGEMGALTDAERREVVETVVDAADGRVPVMAGVGETAVGDVLDHVSASAEAGADSALVVAPYFGGDAPAEGNEAFFRAIADESELPVYLYNIPPAVGQDIDEDTVVALADHDNVAGVKDSSGDVTYFNSLLRRTPDDFEVYQGWDGAYAPSLAMGADGGINALTHFFGDVYAEVAEAIEEGDVEGARELQLGVIDEVFEACREHGFAPATKAVLAEQGVIQSGSVRPPLQAVPDDEAAELAAFVGDQ; encoded by the coding sequence ATGGCAGACACCGAGATCCGGACGCCGATCGTGACGCCGTTCGACGAGGACGAGGCCGTCGACACCGGGGCGCTGGCGGCCCTGGTCGACCACCTGATCGAGGAGCAGGGCGTCACCGGGCTGGTACCCTGCGGGACGACGGGCGAGATGGGCGCGCTGACCGACGCCGAGCGCCGGGAGGTCGTCGAGACGGTCGTCGACGCCGCGGACGGGCGCGTCCCCGTGATGGCCGGCGTCGGCGAGACGGCCGTCGGGGACGTCCTCGACCACGTCTCGGCGTCGGCCGAGGCGGGCGCCGACTCCGCGCTGGTCGTCGCGCCCTACTTCGGCGGGGATGCGCCGGCCGAGGGCAACGAGGCGTTCTTCCGCGCCATCGCCGACGAGTCGGAACTGCCCGTGTACCTCTACAACATCCCGCCGGCGGTCGGCCAGGACATCGACGAGGACACCGTCGTCGCGCTGGCCGATCACGACAACGTCGCGGGCGTCAAGGACTCCAGCGGCGACGTCACCTACTTCAACAGCCTGCTCCGGCGGACCCCGGACGACTTCGAGGTCTACCAGGGCTGGGACGGCGCCTACGCGCCGTCGCTGGCGATGGGCGCCGACGGCGGAATCAACGCGCTGACGCACTTCTTCGGCGACGTCTACGCCGAGGTGGCCGAGGCCATCGAGGAGGGCGACGTCGAGGGCGCTCGCGAACTCCAGCTCGGCGTGATCGACGAGGTGTTCGAGGCCTGCCGCGAGCACGGCTTCGCGCCGGCGACCAAGGCCGTCCTCGCCGAGCAGGGCGTGATTCAGAGCGGCTCGGTCCGACCGCCGCTGCAGGCGGTCCCCGACGACGAGGCCGCCGAACTGGCTGCGTTCGTCGGCGACCAGTAG